A single genomic interval of Falco naumanni isolate bFalNau1 chromosome 11, bFalNau1.pat, whole genome shotgun sequence harbors:
- the PRPF38A gene encoding pre-mRNA-splicing factor 38A, whose protein sequence is MANRTVKDAHSIHGTNPQYLVEKIIRTRIYESKYWKEECFGLTAELVVDKAMELKYVGGVYGGNIKPTPFLCLTLKMLQIQPEKDIIVEFIKNEDFKYVRMLGALYMRLTGTAIDCYKYLEPLYNDYRKIKSQNRNGEFELMHVDEFIDELLHEERVCDIILPRLQKRYVLEEAEQLEPRVSALEEDMDDVESSEEEEEEDEKLERAPSPDHRRRGYRDLDKPRRSPVVRYRRSRSRSPRRRSRSPKRRSPSPRRERHRSKSPRRHRSRSRERRHRSRSKSPGHHRSHRHRSHSKSPERSKKSHKKSRRGNE, encoded by the exons ATGGCGAACCGGACGGTGAAGGACGCGCACAGCATCCACGGCACCAACCCGCAGTACCTGGTGGAGAAGATCATCCGCACCCGCATCTACGAGTCCAAGTACTGGAAGGAGGAGTGCTTCGGCCTGACGG CCGAGCTGGTAGTGGACAAGGCCATGGAGCTGAAGTACGTGGGGGGCGTCTATGGCGGGAACATCAAGCCCACGCCCTTCCTGTGCTTGACGCTGAAGATGCTGCAGATTCAGCCCGAAAAGGACATCATCGTGGAGTTCATAAAAAACGAGGACTTCAA GTACGTCCGAATGCTTGGTGCATTGTACATGAGATTGACGGGCACTGCCATTGACTGCTACAAGTATCTTGAACCACTGTACAATGACTATcgaaaaataaaaagtcaaaacaGAAATGGGG AATTTGAACTGATGCACGTGGATGAATTCATTGATGAACTACTACATGAGGAACGTGTATGCGATATCATTCTGCCTCGATTACAG AAACGATATGTTTTGGAAGAAGCTGAGCAACTCGAGCCTCGTGTTAGTGCTTTGGAAGAAGACATGGATGATGTAGAATCtagtgaggaagaggaagaggaagatgaaaag CTGGAACGAGCACCATCTCCTGACCACCGCAGAAGAGGCTACAGAGACCTCGATAAACCTCGCAGATCTCCAGTTGTGCGATACAGGCGGAGCCGAAGCAGGTCTCCAAGAAG GCGAAGCCGCTCTCCAAAGAGAAGAAG TCCATCTCCACGCCGGGAGAGGCATCGCAGCAAAAGCCCAAGACGACACCGGAGCAGATCCAGGGAGAGGCGCCACAGATCAAGATCTAAATCTCCAG GGCATCATCGTAGTCACAGACATAGAAGTCATTCCAAATCACCTGAAAG ATCTAAGAAAAGTCACAAGAAGAGTCGGCGAGGGAATGAATAA